Part of the Arachis hypogaea cultivar Tifrunner chromosome 6, arahy.Tifrunner.gnm2.J5K5, whole genome shotgun sequence genome, TATTTGTAAGTATAAAACAGACCTATGAATTTCTaattaaaataccaaaatatagtAGAATTAGTATGAGTTACCTAACATAGTCGTCTATTTTGTGACAATTCAATAATATGTAGCTATGAACTTGCTCTCGAGACTTGTCGTCAAGGAGAAAAGGTTCACCTTTCTTTGCACCCAAAGGAACACCTCTTTTTGGAAATAGATTCGAAAATGCATCTGTAGTTTCCATCATAGAATTATTAGGTTCATCATTATTTCTGGGTTGTCTATTCAATTTTGTTTGGACACCAGAATGTAAGTAACGCGAGCAAAATGTCAAACATTCTTCAACCAAATATGCCTCTGCAATAGATCCTTCAGGACGACTTTTGTTTCGAACATAGGACTTCAAAGTACACATGTATCTTTCGGGAGGATACATCCACCGAAATTGAACTGGACCTCCCAATCTCACTTCATTAGCCAAATGAATAGGCAAATGAATCATTATGTcgaagaaagaaggaggaaagATCCTCTCTAATTGGCATAATGTTGTGACAATATCCTCTTCTAATTGATCTATCTCTTGTAATGTGATAGACTTTTGACACAATTGACGAAAAAATGAGCTAAGTCGAATCAAAGGAACTGCAACTTGATCTGGAAGTATTCCTTTGATAGGAATTTGTAACAAATAGTGAAGCATGAAATAAGCATCATGAGTCTTATAACCAGATATTCTTCTCTCCAAAAGGTTCACATACCGAGAAATATTTGAAGCAGAGCCATCTGGCAACTTTGCTGTCTTCAAGACGTCACAAAAAATTGACTTTTTAGCATTGGTCATTGAGTAGCATGCCTTTGCCAGCTTCACCTTTTTCCTACCATTTATTTTCTTGGGGTGAAGGTTCTTTCGAATGCCCATTTTTTGCAAGTCATATCGAGCATTTGTGTGATCTTTTGTCTTGCCAGAAATATCTAAGAGAGTTCCAAGAATACTATCAACTATGTTCTTTTCTATGTGCATCACATCTAAATTGTGTCGTGATGTGTTATACTGCCAATAAGGTAAATCAAAGAATATTGACCTCTTCTTCCATGGACCATCTTTCTTTGGTTTTAGCTTCCCAAATGAATTATCCACATACTCTAACTGACTTAAAGATTCAGTACCCGACAATAATGGTGGAGCTTGCCTATATTCTACTTTTCTATTGAAAGATCTCTTATTAGCTCTCCATGGATGATCCTTAGGCAAAAAGGCACGATGACCCATATAGCATGTCTTGCGACTATATTTAAGATAGTTAGAACAAGTCCCATGGTTACAACAAGGGCAAGCTAGCTTCCCTTTTGTACTCCAACCAGATAGCATTGCGTAAGCCGGAAAATCACTAATTGTCCACATAAGAGCTGCATACATTTGGAAGGTTTCATTTTTTGATGCATCATATGTTTCCACCCCAACCTCCCACAACTCTTTCAACTCCTCGATCAAAGGTTGCAGGTAAATGTCTATATCATTTCCTGGTGACTTTGGTCCAGGGATTAGCAACGACAACATAAAGTATTCCTGTTTCATAGACATCCATGGCGGCAAATTATAAGCCATTAAAACAACAGGCCATGTGCTATGAGATATGCTCATGGTTCGATATGGATTGAATCCGTCACTTGACAAGCCAAGTCTCACATTACGGGGATCGAGAGCAAAATTTGTATGACGATTGTCAAAGTCCTTCCATGACAGCCCATCAGCGGGATGCCTTAACTTCTCATCTTTTCTGCGTTCTTCGTCATGCCACCTCATGCTTTTAGCTGTTGCTGAGCACATGAATAGTCTTTGAAGCCTGGGAATTAGGGGAAAGTGTCGCAACGTCTTCACAGGAATATTGTGATATTTTTTGAAGGCAAAACATCAGCTTCAACTACAGGATGCACAATCCAACGTGAAGCGCCACATTCATGACAAGATGTGTCCTTCTCGTACTCTTTCCAATATAGCATGCAATCGCTCGGGCATGCGTCAATCTTTTTATAGTCAAGACCTAAGTCCCTCACCATAGTCTTGGCTTTATTGAAAGAAGCAGGAATATTTAAGTTAGGAATAGCCTCTTTTAGCAACTCCAAGAGAGAAGTAAAAGAGGCATTACTCCACCCATGTTGACACTTTAACAAGTATAATCGGATGGTGAAAGACAACGTAGAAAACCCGTCGCAACCGGGATACAGTTCTTTGCTAGCCTCTTCAACCAAGTTATAGAATTTCTTCGCATCTTCATTCATACCTTCTTTTATCCCTTCCGCTTGTGCCACATCCCGAAATCTATCGTTCAACAAGGCGTCCATGTCGTCGTACGAGTTAGTCTCACTCTCACTGTCAATCTCATTATCGCTATCGCTATCAACATCCATGCCGACTACGCTTTCCCCATGATGAATCCATCTCGTATAACCATTAACGAATCCAAAGGCAATCAAATGAATATAAATTGTTTGTCTTTTATGCCACAAGAAATTACAACACTTTGCACAAGGGCATAATATTTCCTCTCCTTGTGGGTATCCGATGGAGTAAGCAAAGTCTAAGAAGTCATTAACACCGTTACTAAACTGAGCTTTATCTCTCGGTAAACTTATCCAATCTTTCTCTAGGTCTTGGGAAAAcctaattattcatatattattactaCTATCTAACTAATAACCATGTAAATAATAATGTTTGTGCACAGTAAGtatataaattcataaaaaaggcacataaaaatattattattaaaattaagaaacaatgaaaaagacACATAAAAGACATTCAACATGAAAAAAAACTGCACAAAGGTCATAATATACATATGAAAACATACAAGTATAAGTAAGATAAAAAAACTTACGGAGTCATGGCTAAACAAATTGCAATCTTCAAGTCCTAGAATGTCCACGAATGTTCTTCAAACTCCTCTGAAGCAATCTTTCTGTATAACAGAGGAAAGTATCAAATTTACATTACTCCATGtggaaaatagaaaaatcaaacaaaaaataataatcgaACAAAAGTCCAAGTCACTGTCCTGCACCAAGTACACATAAACACAAACACAAGCACAAAAGCTTATGcaatttaaataatcaaataaaacatGCTGCTTGCCTTCTAAGCACAGACACACAAAATATAATGTCGCATGATTGAGGATAAACACAAAAATAGATTAGTGTCATTATCAAATATCATCCTCTGGTTCAAAAATAGATATTCCTTGTTCCTTTCTCTGCACAAAAAATGTTTCCTAGAATTTATGAATAAAGCCCAAGAGGAATGTCATGAACTTAATTCTGTTTTTGAGCGGCTGAAAAAAATACAGTAAAAACCCAAGATTCCATAACTCTTTAGTTACAACTTTTACTACATAAAGTCTTGTAATTCATGGAACATAATACTAGACTATAAGAGTAACTGAAAGATTTAAAAGGTTCAAGGTAGGGTTTGTCTTGAGAtccaagtattttaatttaatttatatggttatttttttaattatcccTTTATCTCTCTATATTGATTTATATATTTCtattaattgatataaattaaatgTATGATTTGCATGCCCAATTTGTGTTGTGCTAAttgaaatttgattaaattatatatatatatatatatatattatatatatataaagagtaacATTGAACTATATGggttaagattttaatttttctaactgCTTGACGTAGGTTAGATGCTTGGTGATATCTAAGAATTTATGTAAAAAAGAGAATAGGAATTACACATACTTGTATTCAAAACCATATATACAATCAAGAACACAAGTACGGGCACATCAATATGATTCAGAAGAATAAAGAAGGTCTGAATTGTGATATATTCTAAATCaggatgatgattga contains:
- the LOC112805715 gene encoding uncharacterized protein, giving the protein MRWHDEERRKDEKLRHPADGLSWKDFDNRHTNFALDPRNVRLGLSSDGFNPYRTMSISHSTWPVVLMAYNLPPWMSMKQEYFMLSLLIPGPKSPGNDIDIYLQPLIEELKELWEVGVETYDASKNETFQMYAALMWTISDFPAYAMLSGWSTKGKLACPCCNHGTCSNYLKYSRKTCYMGHRAFLPKDHPWRANKRSFNRKVEYRQAPPLLSGTESLSQLEYVDNSFGKLKPKKDGPWKKRSIFFDLPYWQYNTSRHNLDVMHIEKNIVDSILGTLLDISGKTKDHTNARYDLQKMGIRKNLHPKKINGRKKVKLAKACYSMTNAKKSIFCDVLKTAKLPDGSASNISRYVNLLERRISGYKTHDAYFMLHYLLQIPIKGILPDQVAVPLIRLSSFFRQLCQKSITLQEIDQLEEDIVTTLCQLERIFPPSFFDIMIHLPIHLANEVRLGGPVQFRWMYPPERYMCTLKSYVRNKSRPEGSIAEAYLVEECLTFCSRYLHSGVQTKLNRQPRNNDEPNNSMMETTDAFSNLFPKRGVPLGAKKGEPFLLDDKSREQVHSYILLNCHKIDDYVSEHETYQQGTRWMRAKNHSKNFPTWFKTRALRHDVPNWIKELSRGPTQCAKRYSGYFINGYRFHTKQREVRRKTQNSGVTLVALTTSFASTKDANPIHENVSYYGRVNDIIELDYYGNFKVTLFKCDWYEAREDAYGSTYVHFNKKCYQEEPFVLACQVHQCFYVQDAFDKNKHYVMKTVPRDLFSISDQVAIDAEDTYENEPFDNSTVPSIPNDDGEVDLVRNDLNEVLVDVAKEVYFSQEYNTGSDEEYDSEDF